The proteins below come from a single Drosophila kikkawai strain 14028-0561.14 chromosome 3R, DkikHiC1v2, whole genome shotgun sequence genomic window:
- the Dsk gene encoding drosulfakinins has protein sequence MGLRSCSHFASLVIPLWVLALYFLFVVPEAAQATSLDIGKEERRVQDLESKIGAEAGQSGGNIVGLSLSGLGNSHNRVGFGNRVPLFSRPLIPIELDLLLDNDDDRTKAKRFDDYGHMRFGKRGGDDQFDDYGHMRFGR, from the coding sequence ATGGGACTCAGGAGCTGTTCGCACTTCGCCTCGCTGGTGATTCCACTCTGGGTGTTGGCTCTGTACTTCTTGTTCGTAGTGCCGGAAGCAGCACAAGCAACCAGTCTTGATATCGGAAAGGAAGAAAGGCGGGTGCAAGACCTGGAGTCAAAAATAGGGGCTGAAGCGGGACAGTCCGGCGGTAACATTGTGGGACTTTCGCTTTCCGGGCTCGGTAACTCACACAACAGAGTGGGCTTTGGAAACAGAGTGCCACTGTTTTCCCGTCCTCTGATACCTATCGAACTGGACCTGCTGCTGGACAATGATGACGATCGGACGAAAGCGAAGCGCTTCGATGACTACGGCCATATGAGGTTCGGCAAGCGCGGAGGTGACGACCAGTTTGATGACTACGGTCACATGCGATTCGGTCGGTAA
- the LOC108073289 gene encoding cytokine receptor-like isoform X2 — MRGRSYVLLLLGVLVLPGALCDGEDREYERDLMMKKPVGNVWSEPKEVAIGESFFIYCNTTNFEIQPGDLTLKLDSGDVAHDMVPVNNSTVRYREEFLRNDMNKCYTCFLKEAKIERHCITTTFLNVSNFECMLLVFSMSMSCKFYITEFDISAEYTITDSGQQPVKCWPSLRDHKWMMKCEIAIDYKKETYAFTLLKKLKARKLIQHLQLRRHEIMEPEWESMGNRTCLPAPKVFKTKECRIHLVPQSAQIGRHDLTLIDEPALSGQLFCFDSPRHAHQKFEVHLRCSLSNPPGAQSTEFVQYDYLTPPAKPDRPPELLPNGFFHDFENKKLFVYWRRLDELELNGPNFTYSGQANSAQQAHLLDNNSAYFVNWDPKLPNTVFVWSENSKGQSEYTSTLNIPVLTNSSSHQPQELSYQVDTFTIFWQPPKNRDNLIGYTVFWCPMSNKNLEFCDDREPIKFQTLRGSTVNQFNFNRTMIMYRKAVAANYNDNRSGGMQWIGVAPFRNKEPEKKPS; from the exons ATGAGAGGACGGTCGTACGTGCTGCTACTGCTGGGCGTTTTGGTATTGCCTGGAGCCCTCTGCGATGGGGAGGATCGGGAGTATGAAAGAGATTTAATGATGAAAAAACCGGTAGGCAATGTTTGGAGCGAACCAAAAGAAGTAGCGATCGGCGAGTCGTTCTTCATATACTGCAATACCACAAACTTTGAAATCCAGCCTGGAGATCTCACACTAAAATTAGACTCTGGCGACGTTGCCCACGACATGGTGCCTGTGAATAATTCTACAGTCAGGTATAGAGAGGAATTTTTAAGGAACGATATGAATAAGTGTTACACTTGCTTTTTGAAGGAAGCAAAAATCGAACGCCATTGTATCACTACTACGTTCCTAAACGTATCGAACTTTGAGTGCATGTTATTGGTCTTCTCAATGTCAATGTCatgtaaattttatataactGAGTTCGACATATCGGCCGAATACACCATTACCGATAGCGGTCAACAACCAGTCAAGTGCTGGCCATCACTTCGGGACCATAAATGGATGATGAAGTGTGAGATTGCAATTGATTATAAAAAGGAGACGTACGCCTTTACCCttttaaagaaattgaaaGCAAGGAAACTAATTCAGCACTTGCAATTAAGGCGACATGAAATAATGGAACCGGAGTGGGAATCCATGGGAAACCGGACTTGTTTGCCAGCCCCTAAGGTCTTTAAGACTAAAGAGTGCCGAATACATCTGGTGCCACAGTCGGCACAGATCGGTCGGCACGATTTAACGTTGATCGACGAGCCCGCATTGTCAGGCCAACTTTTTTGTTTCGATTCGCCACGTCATGCCCACCAAAAATTCGAAGTGCATCTGCGGTGCAGCCTAAGCAATCCACCAGGGGCCCAGTCGACAGAGTTTGTCCAGTACGACTATTTAACTCCACCAGCTAAGCCCGATCGTCCGCCGGAGCTACTGCCCAACGGGTTCTTTCACGACTTTGAAAATAAGAAGCTTTTCGTCTATTGGCGGCGTCTGGATGAACTGGAATTAAACGGACCTAACTTCACATACTCAGGACAGGCCAACAGCGC CCAGCAGGCACATCTCCTGGACAACAACTCCGCTTATTTTGTTAACTGGGATCCAAAGCTACCAAACACCGTTTTCGTTTGGAGCGAAAATTCAAAGGGACAATCGGAATACACCAGTACCCTCAATATTCCAGTTCTGACCAATTCCTCATCTCATCAACCGCAGGAACTCTCGTACCAAGTCGATACATTTACCATCTTCTGGCAGCCACCAAAAAATCGGGACAACCTCATTGGGTACACCGTTTTTTGGTGTCCCATGTCCAATAAAAATCTTGAGTTTTGCGACGACCGCGAGCCTATTAAGTTCCAGACACTGAGAGGATCAACagttaatcaatttaattttaataggaCGATGATAATGTACCGCAAAGCAGTGGCGGCTAACTACAATGATAATCGGAGTGGTGGCATGCAGTGGATCGGTGTCGCGCCGTTTAGAAACAAGGAG
- the LOC108073289 gene encoding cytokine receptor-like isoform X1 produces MRGRSYVLLLLGVLVLPGALCDGEDREYERDLMMKKPVGNVWSEPKEVAIGESFFIYCNTTNFEIQPGDLTLKLDSGDVAHDMVPVNNSTVRYREEFLRNDMNKCYTCFLKEAKIERHCITTTFLNVSNFECMLLVFSMSMSCKFYITEFDISAEYTITDSGQQPVKCWPSLRDHKWMMKCEIAIDYKKETYAFTLLKKLKARKLIQHLQLRRHEIMEPEWESMGNRTCLPAPKVFKTKECRIHLVPQSAQIGRHDLTLIDEPALSGQLFCFDSPRHAHQKFEVHLRCSLSNPPGAQSTEFVQYDYLTPPAKPDRPPELLPNGFFHDFENKKLFVYWRRLDELELNGPNFTYSGQANSAQQAHLLDNNSAYFVNWDPKLPNTVFVWSENSKGQSEYTSTLNIPVLTNSSSHQPQELSYQVDTFTIFWQPPKNRDNLIGYTVFWCPMSNKNLEFCDDREPIKFQTLRGSTVNQFNFNRTMIMYRKAVAANYNDNRSGGMQWIGVAPFRNKEPEKKVTNWFFIISITMCFFFGILSALAILKKRRNIS; encoded by the exons ATGAGAGGACGGTCGTACGTGCTGCTACTGCTGGGCGTTTTGGTATTGCCTGGAGCCCTCTGCGATGGGGAGGATCGGGAGTATGAAAGAGATTTAATGATGAAAAAACCGGTAGGCAATGTTTGGAGCGAACCAAAAGAAGTAGCGATCGGCGAGTCGTTCTTCATATACTGCAATACCACAAACTTTGAAATCCAGCCTGGAGATCTCACACTAAAATTAGACTCTGGCGACGTTGCCCACGACATGGTGCCTGTGAATAATTCTACAGTCAGGTATAGAGAGGAATTTTTAAGGAACGATATGAATAAGTGTTACACTTGCTTTTTGAAGGAAGCAAAAATCGAACGCCATTGTATCACTACTACGTTCCTAAACGTATCGAACTTTGAGTGCATGTTATTGGTCTTCTCAATGTCAATGTCatgtaaattttatataactGAGTTCGACATATCGGCCGAATACACCATTACCGATAGCGGTCAACAACCAGTCAAGTGCTGGCCATCACTTCGGGACCATAAATGGATGATGAAGTGTGAGATTGCAATTGATTATAAAAAGGAGACGTACGCCTTTACCCttttaaagaaattgaaaGCAAGGAAACTAATTCAGCACTTGCAATTAAGGCGACATGAAATAATGGAACCGGAGTGGGAATCCATGGGAAACCGGACTTGTTTGCCAGCCCCTAAGGTCTTTAAGACTAAAGAGTGCCGAATACATCTGGTGCCACAGTCGGCACAGATCGGTCGGCACGATTTAACGTTGATCGACGAGCCCGCATTGTCAGGCCAACTTTTTTGTTTCGATTCGCCACGTCATGCCCACCAAAAATTCGAAGTGCATCTGCGGTGCAGCCTAAGCAATCCACCAGGGGCCCAGTCGACAGAGTTTGTCCAGTACGACTATTTAACTCCACCAGCTAAGCCCGATCGTCCGCCGGAGCTACTGCCCAACGGGTTCTTTCACGACTTTGAAAATAAGAAGCTTTTCGTCTATTGGCGGCGTCTGGATGAACTGGAATTAAACGGACCTAACTTCACATACTCAGGACAGGCCAACAGCGC CCAGCAGGCACATCTCCTGGACAACAACTCCGCTTATTTTGTTAACTGGGATCCAAAGCTACCAAACACCGTTTTCGTTTGGAGCGAAAATTCAAAGGGACAATCGGAATACACCAGTACCCTCAATATTCCAGTTCTGACCAATTCCTCATCTCATCAACCGCAGGAACTCTCGTACCAAGTCGATACATTTACCATCTTCTGGCAGCCACCAAAAAATCGGGACAACCTCATTGGGTACACCGTTTTTTGGTGTCCCATGTCCAATAAAAATCTTGAGTTTTGCGACGACCGCGAGCCTATTAAGTTCCAGACACTGAGAGGATCAACagttaatcaatttaattttaataggaCGATGATAATGTACCGCAAAGCAGTGGCGGCTAACTACAATGATAATCGGAGTGGTGGCATGCAGTGGATCGGTGTCGCGCCGTTTAGAAACAAGGAG